One window of the Epinephelus moara isolate mb chromosome 22, YSFRI_EMoa_1.0, whole genome shotgun sequence genome contains the following:
- the LOC126384189 gene encoding zinc finger protein 184-like — protein MDMVKIEQVIVGSERRSNAAEIKTEPGVAPLQPYQHESLQCFQCFITFCNSKAKERHMRKSHREQYKQQLQQTDTVFTCYKCDKSFSASDELSQHQATHSREEKPFHCLYCRKNFFTFTELNKHRRQECIERRCPCRDCGALFPSPSRLRNHRIAVHPQRPVVADDINTFQCCKCSRGFPTEEELLQHQERFANDINCDTKPQGKKRGRKPKNAAQEEMVEIKKIKQEEEAEGYNDSTTEGCPSNDLEQELKIPCSEAKCDLIFPSVAALRAHKREKHGLTPRKPHVCTECDESYARLEQLTAHMAKDHNSGYTCPTCGKCFARESNLKTHQSTHTEGEEAAEKR, from the exons ATGGACATGGTGAAGATAGAGCAAGTCATTGTTGGGAGTGAGAGGAGATCCAATGCAGCGGAGATCAAGACTGAGCCTGGGGTCGCCCCTCTGCAGCCCT ATCAGCATGAGAGTCTGCAGTGTTTTCAGTGCTTCATCACCTTCTGTAACTCCAAAGCCAAGGAGAGACACATGAGGAAGAGTCATCGGGAACAAtacaaacagcagctgcagcag ACTGATACAGTCTTCACTTGTTATAAGTGTGACAAAAGTTTCTCCGCCTCTGACGAGCTCAGCCAGCACCAGGCCAcccacagcagagaggagaagccCTTCCACTGTCTGTACTGCCGGAAAAACTTCTTTACCTTTACTGAG CTGAACAAACACAGACGACAAGAGTGCATAGAACGACGGTGTCCCTGCAGGGACTGTGGCGCCTTGTTCCCCAGTCCCTCGCGCCTTCGCAACCATCGCATTGCAGTGCACCCCCAGCGTCCTGTAGTGGCTGACGACATCAACACCTTCCAATGCTGCAAATGTAGTCGTGGTTTCCCGACAGAAGAAGAGCTCTTGCAGCACCAGGAGAGATTTGCCAATGATATAAACTGTGACACTAAGCCCCAGGGCAAAAAACGTGGCCGTAAACCCAAGAACGCAGCTCAAGAAGAGATGGTTGAGATCAAAAAGATCAAACAAGAAGAGGAAGCAGAGGGATACAATGACTCTACAACAGAGGGATGCCCCTCCAATGATCTGGAACAGGAGCTCAAGATTCCTTGTTCTGAAGCAAAGTGTGACCTCATATTCCCGTCTGTTGCAGCCCTGCGGGCACACAAGAGGGAGAAACACGGGCTTACCCCTCGTAAGCCTCACGTATGCACAGAGTGTGATGAGAGCTACGCTCGGCTCGAGCAGCTCACAGCACACATGGCCAAGGACCACAACTCTGGATACACCTGCCCCACCTGCGGAAAGTGCTTTGCACGAGAGAGCAACCTAAAGACCCACCAGAGCACCCacactgaaggagaggaggcgGCAGAGAAAAGATAA
- the ndufv1 gene encoding NADH dehydrogenase [ubiquinone] flavoprotein 1, mitochondrial — protein sequence MLALSRAVVCGVARAPAAVSQGGVTAITRFNSTAQSAPKKTTYGPLADEDRIFTNLYGRHDWRLKGALKRGDWYKTKEILLKGVDWILNEIKVSGLRGRGGAGFPTGMKWSFMNKPSDGRPKYLVVNADEGEPGTCKDREIMRNDPHKLVEGCLVAGRAMGARAAYIYIRGEFYNESSNLQIAINEAYAAGLIGKNACGSGYDFDVFVMRGAGAYICGEETALIESLEGKQGKPRLKPPFPADVGVFGCPTTVANVETVSVAPTICRRGGTWFLGFGRERNSGTKLFNISGHVNHPCTVEEEMSIPLKDLIERHAGGVRGGWDNLLAVIPGGSSTPLIPKNVCEDVLMDFDGLIQAQTGLGTAALIVMDKSTDIIRAIARLIEFYKHESCGQCTPCREGVDWMNNMMWRFVQGDARPAEIDMIWELSKQIEGHTICALGDGAAWPVQGLIRHFRPVMESRIAEHQQQQQARA from the exons ATGTTGGCCCTGTCTCGAGCAGTGGTGTGTGGGGTGGCCCGTGCTCCAGCTGCGGTCAGTCAGGGTGGAGTGACCGCTATCACCCGATTCAACAGCACAGCACAG AGTGCTCCCAAGAAAACAACATACGGACCTCTGGCAGATGAGGACAGAATTTTTACAAACCTTTACGGCCGCCATGACTGGAG GCTGAAGGGGGCGCTGAAGCGTGGCGACTGGTACAAAACCAAGGAGATCCTTTTGAAGGGAGTCGACTGGATTCTCAATGAGATCAAGGTTTCTGGCCTTCGTGGGAGAGGTGGAGCGGGTTTCCCTACAGGCATGAAGTGGAGCTTTATGAACAAGCCCAGCGATGGCAG GCCAAAGTATCTGGTGGTGAACGCAGATGAGGGAGAACCTGGCACCTGTAAGGACAGGGAGATTATGAGGAATGACCCACACAAGTTGGTGGAGGGCTGCCTGGTGGCTGGGAGGGCCATGGGGGCCCGTGCTGCTTATATTTATATCAGAGGAGAGTTCTACAATGAGTCGTCCAACCTGCAG ATCGCTATCAATGAGGCCTATGCTGCTGGGCTCATTGGAAAGAACGCCTGTGGCTCCGGTTATGACTTTGATGTGTTTGTGATGCGTGGTGCTGGAGCGTACATCTGCGGAGAGGAGACTGCTCTTATCGAGTCCCTGGAGGGGAAGCAGGGGAAGCCCCGTCTGAAGCCCCCATTTCCTGCTGACGTGG GTGTGTTTGGTTGCCCAACAACTGTTGCCAATGTGGAGACCGTATCCGTGGCACCCACCATCTGTCGTCGTGGCGGCACGTGGTTCCTGGGCTTCGGCAGGGAGAGAAACTCCGGCACAAAGCTCTTCAACATCTCTGGCCATGTAAACCACCCCTGCACTGTAGAAGAGGAGATGTCCATCCCTCTGAAAGACCTCATCGAGAGGCACGCAG GTGGAGTGCGTGGTGGTTGGGATAACCTTCTGGCTGTAATCCCCGGTGGATCCTCAACTCCCCTTATTCCCAAGAATGTATGTGAAGACGTGCTGATGGACTTTGACGGCCTCATCCAGGCTCAGACTGGCCTGGGCACAGCTGCACTCATCGTCATGGACAAATCT ACTGACATTATTAGAGCCATCGCCCGCCTGATTGAGTTCTACAAACACGAGAGCTGCGGCCAGTGCACACCCTGCAGAGAAG GTGTGGACTGGATGAATAACATGATGTGGCGTTTTGTGCAAGGCGATGCACGGCCAGCTGAGATAGACATGATTTGGGAGCTCAGTAAGCAGATTGAGGGACACACTATCTGCGCCCTGGGAGATGGTGCAGCCTGGCCAGTGCAG ggaTTGATCAGGCACTTCAGGCCTGTGATGGAAAGCCGAATTGCtgaacaccagcagcagcagcaggccaggGCTTGA